A window of Thermosipho affectus contains these coding sequences:
- the mutL gene encoding DNA mismatch repair endonuclease MutL: protein MAKIKKLDKNVISKIAAGEVVAGPFSVVKELVENALDADAKKIEVELQNGGKSYIKVKDNGEGMSKDDLLLSVEEHTTSKIKDFEDIYTLYSFGFRGEALSSISKVSRVVITSNNGKESHRLEVIGGKIKKIEEFPTIERGTTVEVLDLFFNVPARRKFLKSAAVEKRRVIEFVEKFLLSNPEVSFTLKSDGDVLYNAESSSLEERFKLIFPEVREFTNINGKFVNGIISSPNYYRKNRTGQIFFVQKRYVVDKMLYYVFENGYGESLVNHPYGVLFIDLPPKYVDVNVHPQKLEVKFSDPNAIYSDIIRTVRNALKKFISKKIFVSDKKFEVKERHLNYINRQKVENEIPKNQIFQTLFDIERRNLEVKRDVIILRKRYVLFESEDGIYIMDFHAAHERILYEDILKKLNEKVDVLDLMIPIEVKFGKSFLSIASERKNDFEKFGFDIKIEDDSIKILSVPSFIKPSNVEEVLREILDEFRLPGDSPKNMKHIIADKACKSAVKTGYDITESEAKKLVEEVLKRGLTTCPHGRPLFLKLTFHELDSYFERI from the coding sequence AAAGAAACTTGACAAAAATGTAATTTCAAAAATAGCAGCGGGAGAAGTTGTGGCAGGACCCTTTTCAGTTGTAAAAGAACTCGTGGAAAATGCATTAGATGCCGATGCAAAAAAAATAGAAGTAGAACTCCAAAACGGTGGAAAAAGTTATATAAAAGTAAAAGACAATGGAGAAGGTATGTCAAAAGATGACCTTCTCCTTTCTGTTGAAGAACACACAACTAGCAAAATAAAAGATTTTGAAGATATATACACTTTGTATTCATTTGGATTCAGAGGTGAGGCGCTATCTTCTATATCAAAGGTAAGTAGAGTTGTAATTACTTCAAATAATGGAAAGGAATCTCATAGACTTGAAGTTATAGGAGGGAAAATAAAGAAGATAGAGGAATTTCCCACTATTGAGCGAGGAACAACTGTTGAGGTTCTTGATTTGTTTTTTAATGTACCTGCAAGGAGAAAATTTTTAAAATCCGCAGCTGTTGAAAAAAGGCGTGTTATAGAATTTGTGGAAAAGTTTTTGCTGAGCAATCCTGAAGTTTCCTTTACTCTAAAGTCCGATGGTGATGTTTTGTACAATGCAGAATCTTCCAGTTTGGAAGAAAGATTTAAGTTGATATTTCCAGAGGTAAGAGAATTTACAAATATTAACGGGAAATTTGTAAATGGTATTATCTCATCTCCCAACTATTACAGAAAAAATCGTACAGGACAAATCTTTTTTGTACAAAAAAGATATGTAGTAGATAAAATGCTTTATTATGTATTTGAAAATGGATATGGAGAATCCTTGGTAAATCACCCATATGGTGTGTTGTTTATAGATTTACCACCAAAGTATGTAGATGTAAACGTACACCCACAAAAACTTGAGGTAAAGTTTTCAGATCCCAACGCGATTTATTCGGATATAATAAGAACTGTTAGGAATGCACTGAAAAAATTTATATCAAAGAAAATATTTGTAAGTGATAAAAAATTTGAAGTTAAAGAAAGGCATCTTAACTACATTAATAGGCAAAAGGTAGAAAATGAAATTCCAAAAAATCAAATTTTTCAGACTTTGTTTGATATAGAGAGAAGGAATTTGGAAGTAAAAAGAGATGTTATTATTTTAAGGAAAAGATATGTCTTGTTTGAATCTGAAGATGGTATCTATATAATGGATTTTCACGCAGCGCATGAGAGAATATTGTATGAAGATATATTAAAAAAGTTAAATGAAAAAGTAGATGTGTTGGATTTAATGATACCTATTGAAGTAAAATTTGGAAAGAGTTTTTTAAGTATTGCAAGCGAGAGGAAAAATGATTTTGAAAAGTTTGGATTTGATATAAAAATAGAAGATGATAGTATAAAGATCCTTTCTGTTCCGTCGTTTATTAAACCTTCAAATGTTGAAGAAGTATTAAGGGAAATATTGGATGAATTTAGATTACCTGGGGATAGTCCCAAAAATATGAAACACATTATTGCAGACAAAGCGTGTAAGAGTGCGGTAAAAACAGGATATGATATTACTGAAAGTGAGGCAAAAAAACTAGTTGAGGAAGTTTTAAAAAGGGGACTGACTACTTGTCCCCATGGAAGACCTCTTTTTTTAAAATTAACTTTTCACGAACTTGATAGTTATTTTGAGAGGATTTAG
- a CDS encoding metallophosphoesterase family protein, with the protein MKKIAFISDIHSNLEALKSVLFDIENEKVDQIYCLGDLVGYGPNPNEVVELIKEKGIISVMGNYDDAVGNEKNSCGCSYNPGRETEIGDISLSWTIRNTSDKNKEFLKNLPQKLSLEVENVKILLVHGSPLNYLLEYVKPDISQERLKLITQSTNEDIIITGHTHITMAKYLCGKIILNPGSVGRTKDGKPGATYLILEIENGVVSYKFKFVEYNIKTVVEKIVKKGLPIELGVVLALGKTFDMGEAKSSQNNYQVREKLILKKEVFHGDK; encoded by the coding sequence TTGAAAAAAATTGCATTCATATCAGATATCCATTCAAATCTTGAAGCACTTAAAAGTGTACTATTTGATATCGAAAATGAAAAAGTTGATCAAATATATTGTTTAGGAGATTTAGTAGGATACGGTCCAAATCCAAACGAGGTAGTTGAACTAATTAAGGAAAAAGGTATTATCTCTGTTATGGGAAATTACGACGATGCAGTGGGAAATGAAAAAAACAGTTGTGGTTGTTCATATAATCCTGGCAGAGAGACAGAAATAGGTGATATATCTCTTTCATGGACAATAAGGAATACCAGTGACAAAAATAAAGAATTTTTGAAAAACCTTCCACAGAAGCTTTCTTTAGAAGTAGAAAATGTAAAAATTTTGCTAGTACACGGAAGTCCGCTAAATTATCTTTTAGAATACGTAAAACCAGATATTTCCCAAGAAAGGCTAAAGCTAATTACACAATCTACAAATGAGGATATAATAATCACAGGTCATACACATATTACAATGGCAAAATATCTTTGTGGAAAAATTATTTTAAACCCGGGAAGTGTGGGAAGAACAAAGGATGGAAAACCAGGTGCTACGTACTTAATTTTGGAAATAGAAAATGGAGTGGTAAGTTACAAATTTAAGTTTGTAGAGTACAACATAAAAACAGTGGTTGAAAAAATAGTCAAAAAAGGACTTCCCATTGAATTAGGAGTAGTACTTGCACTTGGTAAAACTTTTGATATGGGAGAAGCTAAATCCTCTCAAAATAACTATCAAGTTCGTGAAAAGTTAATTTTAAAAAAAGAGGTCTTCCATGGGGACAAGTAG
- a CDS encoding glycoside hydrolase family 130 protein, with amino-acid sequence MKLKLERHPKNPLFGPNPNHIWESRFVFNPAVVFDGELFHMLYRAQGEDMVSRLGYAVSTDGIHWNRLEKYVFGPSTQEELYGVEDPRITFLEGYYYINYTAYSPTGIKVAMARTKNFITYERFGTILPESPNKDATLFPEKINGKYVLIHRIEPDIYLAFSDDLIHWENYVKIASPRKNYWDNLKIGAGAPPIKTEYGWLLLYHGVQKAPRNIYRLGFMLLDLNDPTKIIKRSQEPILEPKEEWEIFGGVPNVVFSDAMVRYKDKYYIYYGGADNYIALATIDTEKVEKWIKE; translated from the coding sequence GTGAAATTAAAACTTGAAAGACATCCAAAAAATCCTTTATTTGGTCCCAATCCAAATCATATATGGGAAAGTAGATTTGTTTTTAATCCCGCAGTAGTGTTCGATGGAGAATTATTCCATATGCTCTATAGAGCACAAGGAGAAGATATGGTATCAAGATTAGGTTATGCCGTTAGCACAGACGGTATACACTGGAATAGACTTGAAAAATACGTATTTGGTCCATCAACACAAGAAGAATTATACGGAGTTGAAGATCCAAGGATTACTTTCTTAGAAGGATACTACTATATAAATTACACTGCATATTCTCCAACGGGTATTAAAGTTGCAATGGCAAGAACAAAAAATTTCATAACGTATGAAAGATTTGGAACAATACTCCCTGAAAGTCCCAACAAAGATGCCACCCTTTTTCCAGAAAAAATAAACGGAAAATATGTACTTATTCACAGGATCGAACCCGATATTTATCTTGCATTTTCAGATGACTTAATTCATTGGGAAAATTACGTGAAAATAGCATCTCCAAGAAAAAATTACTGGGATAACCTTAAGATTGGTGCAGGTGCACCTCCAATTAAGACCGAATATGGCTGGCTTCTTTTGTACCACGGCGTACAAAAAGCTCCACGAAATATATACAGATTGGGATTTATGCTTCTTGACTTAAATGATCCAACTAAAATAATTAAAAGATCACAAGAACCTATTTTAGAACCCAAAGAAGAATGGGAGATTTTTGGAGGAGTTCCAAACGTTGTCTTTTCAGATGCAATGGTAAGATACAAAGATAAATATTACATTTATTACGGAGGAGCAGATAATTACATAGCACTTGCAACCATAGATACGGAAAAAGTGGAAAAATGGATAAAAGAATAA
- a CDS encoding LacI family DNA-binding transcriptional regulator, translating to MITIDDVARKAGVSIATVSRVLNNLENVSEKTKMKVWKAIEELNYKPKILASALARHKKKFKVGICESDRLIKMEKENISPEFYSVILTFLEKIGEEYGIEFCKTKLLTPIECDGYILVGGDTTKETVKYYKDIKKPFLLLDHYIPGEKVNCIVTNGYDGAYYATNYLIKKGFRRIFHIHGPLNSYGFKGRFEGYTTAMHQANLLPKYYEYDDVKDNMEDVIEFMIKKDGIPEAIFASNDITAMRVIRELKKRNFKIPEDVSIIGFDDILSAKEFEPPLTTLKVFKDEMGSLTAKRMYELLIGHDTHPVMISLFTKFIKRKSSI from the coding sequence GTGATAACAATAGACGATGTTGCAAGAAAAGCTGGGGTTTCTATTGCAACCGTATCACGTGTGTTAAATAATTTAGAAAATGTCTCAGAAAAAACCAAAATGAAAGTTTGGAAAGCAATTGAAGAATTAAATTACAAACCAAAGATTCTTGCTTCTGCACTTGCAAGGCATAAAAAAAAGTTTAAAGTGGGAATTTGTGAAAGTGACAGATTGATAAAAATGGAAAAGGAAAATATATCTCCAGAATTTTATTCTGTTATTTTAACATTTTTAGAAAAAATAGGGGAAGAATATGGCATTGAATTTTGCAAAACAAAATTACTTACTCCTATAGAGTGTGATGGATATATACTTGTAGGTGGTGATACTACGAAAGAAACGGTAAAATACTACAAAGATATCAAAAAGCCTTTTTTGCTTCTGGACCATTACATTCCAGGAGAAAAGGTTAACTGTATTGTCACAAATGGATACGATGGGGCATATTATGCAACTAATTATTTAATAAAGAAAGGATTTAGAAGAATATTTCACATACACGGCCCATTGAATTCATACGGTTTTAAGGGAAGATTCGAAGGATATACCACGGCTATGCATCAAGCAAATCTACTTCCAAAGTATTATGAATACGATGATGTGAAAGATAACATGGAAGATGTAATAGAATTTATGATAAAAAAAGACGGTATTCCAGAAGCTATTTTTGCTTCAAATGATATCACCGCAATGAGAGTGATTAGAGAATTAAAAAAAAGGAATTTTAAAATACCAGAAGATGTATCAATAATAGGTTTTGACGATATACTCAGTGCAAAAGAGTTTGAACCACCTTTAACTACTTTAAAGGTTTTCAAAGATGAGATGGGATCTTTAACCGCAAAGAGAATGTATGAACTTCTTATTGGTCATGATACTCATCCTGTTATGATATCTTTATTTACTAAATTTATCAAGAGAAAAAGTTCTATATAG
- a CDS encoding TrpB-like pyridoxal phosphate-dependent enzyme, with translation MRKYVHLQEVPKSWYNVLADLPFKLDPPLDPETNKPMTPEKLLKTFPQPLLEQEVSDKRFIEIPEEVLNEYYVFRPTPLIRATFLERYLETPAKIYYKYEGVSPTGSHKTNTALAQAYYNKISGTKTLYTETGAGQWGSALSYAGLKFGLKVKVFMVRVSYMQKPARKQLMNLFNGEVVPSPSNLTASGKKYGEDHPGTLGIAISEAMEKVLEQKNSKYALGSVLNHVLLHQTIIGLEIKKQLEKLGLIPNVLIGCHGGGSNFGGTILPFIPEKLSGKNIKFLACEPKSCPTLTKGEYKYDFGDSVGFTPLLKMFTLGKDFVPPKIHAGGLRYHGAAPIVSALLKNKLIEAEAFDQNETFQAAKFFAKVEGIIPAPESAHAIAGAIKEALKAKEEKIEKTIVFTLSGHGLFDLAAYV, from the coding sequence ATGAGAAAATATGTACATCTTCAGGAAGTTCCAAAAAGTTGGTACAACGTACTTGCAGATTTACCGTTTAAGCTTGATCCACCTCTTGATCCAGAGACAAACAAACCAATGACTCCAGAAAAACTATTAAAAACATTCCCACAACCGTTATTGGAACAAGAAGTTTCAGATAAGAGATTTATTGAAATCCCAGAAGAAGTATTAAATGAATACTATGTTTTTAGACCAACTCCATTAATCAGAGCAACTTTTCTCGAAAGATATTTAGAGACTCCTGCAAAGATTTACTACAAATACGAAGGAGTAAGTCCTACAGGTAGTCACAAGACAAATACCGCACTTGCACAAGCATATTACAACAAGATTTCTGGCACTAAAACCCTTTATACAGAAACAGGTGCCGGTCAATGGGGAAGTGCACTTTCATATGCGGGATTAAAATTTGGATTGAAAGTAAAAGTATTCATGGTAAGAGTAAGCTATATGCAAAAACCTGCCAGAAAACAACTAATGAATCTCTTTAATGGAGAAGTTGTTCCATCCCCAAGTAATCTAACGGCATCTGGAAAAAAATACGGAGAAGATCATCCTGGAACACTTGGAATTGCAATTAGTGAGGCAATGGAAAAAGTTTTGGAACAAAAAAACTCAAAGTATGCGCTGGGCAGTGTATTAAATCATGTGCTTTTGCATCAAACGATAATTGGACTTGAAATAAAAAAACAACTTGAAAAATTAGGTTTAATTCCCAATGTTTTAATAGGTTGTCATGGTGGAGGTTCAAATTTTGGAGGTACAATATTACCGTTTATCCCGGAAAAACTCTCCGGAAAAAACATAAAATTTTTGGCTTGCGAGCCAAAAAGTTGTCCAACTTTAACAAAAGGAGAATATAAATACGATTTTGGAGACAGTGTCGGATTTACTCCACTTTTAAAGATGTTCACACTTGGAAAAGACTTTGTTCCACCTAAAATACACGCAGGTGGATTAAGATACCATGGAGCTGCTCCTATCGTTTCAGCTCTTTTGAAAAATAAATTAATCGAGGCAGAAGCGTTTGATCAAAACGAAACCTTTCAAGCTGCAAAATTTTTTGCTAAAGTTGAAGGAATAATACCAGCACCTGAATCTGCTCACGCAATAGCAGGAGCTATAAAAGAAGCACTGAAAGCAAAAGAAGAAAAAATAGAAAAAACAATTGTATTTACACTTTCAGGTCACGGATTATTTGATTTAGCAGCATACGTGTAA
- the pcp gene encoding pyroglutamyl-peptidase I → MKVLITGFEPFNKEKINPSYEALKKLPGEIEGIKVVKAQVPTVFRKSIEEIERLIIREKPDIVICVGQAGGRSKITIERVAINIDDANIPDNMGNKPEDEKIFEDGENAYFSNLPIKHMIESIKKCNIPADISNSAGTYVCNHILYGLLYLINKKYPHIKGGFIHVPYAHEQVIEKKNVPSMSIDDIAKALYCAIKSLKVVL, encoded by the coding sequence GTGAAAGTACTAATCACAGGATTTGAACCATTCAACAAAGAAAAGATAAATCCTTCATATGAGGCGTTAAAGAAATTACCCGGAGAAATAGAAGGTATAAAGGTTGTAAAGGCACAAGTTCCAACGGTTTTTAGAAAGAGTATAGAAGAAATTGAGCGATTAATTATTAGAGAAAAGCCAGATATTGTAATTTGTGTTGGGCAGGCGGGTGGAAGAAGCAAAATTACAATAGAACGTGTTGCGATCAACATTGATGATGCAAATATTCCAGACAATATGGGAAATAAACCAGAAGATGAAAAAATTTTTGAAGATGGAGAAAACGCCTATTTTTCAAATTTACCTATTAAGCACATGATAGAGAGTATAAAAAAATGTAATATTCCCGCAGATATAAGTAATTCCGCTGGAACTTATGTATGCAACCACATTTTATATGGATTATTGTACCTTATAAATAAAAAATATCCACATATAAAAGGTGGATTTATACATGTACCATATGCACACGAACAAGTAATAGAAAAGAAAAACGTGCCAAGTATGTCCATTGATGATATTGCAAAGGCCTTGTACTGTGCTATTAAAAGTCTAAAAGTTGTCCTTTAA
- a CDS encoding PhzF family phenazine biosynthesis protein produces the protein MNFFIVDAFTNEPFKGNPAGVVLLDKEIPKKLKQNIAKEIGFSETSFVLKKRKEFFIEYFTPVSEIDLCGHATIATFYVLHHLKLLESKKVLLHTKAGKLNIYISEEKIFMEQAQPKLGETIEKEKISKVLNISVDDFDTLPVQKAFTGLWDLIVPVKSKKILLNINPDLEYMKRFNDVASFHVFTLDESNGLCNTRNFAPLYGINEEAATGTANGALFYYLYKHNIVKKDKVYKIIQGESLNRKSEIFVTFDGKIKVGGTAKIIFKGQLLDF, from the coding sequence TTGAATTTTTTCATAGTTGATGCATTTACAAATGAACCTTTTAAGGGTAATCCCGCAGGTGTGGTTCTACTAGATAAAGAAATTCCAAAAAAACTCAAACAAAATATAGCAAAAGAAATAGGTTTTTCTGAAACTTCGTTTGTTTTGAAAAAAAGAAAAGAATTTTTTATTGAATATTTTACACCTGTAAGTGAAATTGATCTCTGTGGACATGCCACAATTGCAACTTTTTACGTTTTACATCACTTAAAACTTTTAGAATCAAAGAAAGTTTTACTGCATACAAAGGCAGGAAAATTAAATATCTACATTTCTGAGGAAAAAATATTCATGGAACAAGCTCAGCCAAAATTAGGAGAAACTATTGAAAAAGAAAAGATTTCCAAAGTTTTAAACATATCTGTTGATGATTTTGATACGCTTCCAGTACAAAAAGCATTTACAGGTCTTTGGGATCTTATAGTACCTGTAAAATCAAAGAAAATTTTGTTAAATATTAACCCAGATTTGGAATATATGAAACGATTTAATGATGTTGCAAGCTTTCACGTCTTTACATTAGATGAAAGTAATGGACTTTGCAATACGAGGAATTTTGCTCCACTTTATGGAATAAATGAAGAGGCCGCCACAGGCACTGCAAATGGCGCCCTTTTTTATTACCTTTATAAACACAATATAGTTAAGAAAGATAAGGTGTATAAAATAATCCAAGGTGAATCTTTAAACAGAAAATCAGAAATATTTGTAACTTTCGATGGAAAAATTAAAGTTGGTGGAACAGCCAAGATAATCTTTAAAGGACAACTTTTAGACTTTTAA
- a CDS encoding peroxiredoxin — translation MLKKGDTYVDFELVDTNLNKVKLSNEIGEKIVLVFYPGAFTSVCEKELCSFRDIIAKFNNLNAKVFGISVDTPFSNKAFAEKNRLNFTLLSDFGGKVSEKYGGVHKNFIDIENYTVSKRAVYIIDESGKIIYDWVSDDPGKEPPYEEIEKILTR, via the coding sequence ATGTTAAAAAAAGGTGATACATACGTTGACTTTGAACTTGTAGATACAAATTTAAACAAGGTAAAGCTTTCAAATGAAATAGGAGAAAAAATAGTGCTTGTATTTTATCCAGGTGCTTTCACAAGTGTGTGTGAAAAAGAGCTTTGCTCATTTAGAGACATAATAGCAAAGTTTAATAATTTAAATGCAAAAGTATTTGGAATAAGTGTAGATACCCCATTTTCAAACAAGGCATTTGCGGAAAAAAATAGGTTAAACTTCACACTTCTTTCAGATTTTGGTGGAAAAGTATCTGAAAAATATGGAGGCGTACACAAAAACTTTATAGATATCGAAAATTACACAGTTTCTAAAAGAGCTGTATATATCATCGACGAAAGTGGTAAAATTATTTACGATTGGGTTTCTGATGATCCCGGAAAAGAACCTCCATACGAGGAAATCGAAAAGATATTGACGAGGTGA
- a CDS encoding CoA-binding protein, with product MVDLNKVKKIALVGATTNKEKFGYIILKDLINKGFEVIPVTPKYEEIEGIKVAKTIKELEEDVDLIVFVVPPKVGAVVTKEVLERGFKNLWYQPGAYSSEIEEILKQSGVEVVRGRCIMVETRR from the coding sequence ATGGTAGATTTAAACAAGGTGAAAAAAATAGCTCTAGTTGGTGCGACTACAAATAAAGAAAAATTTGGTTATATTATTTTGAAAGATCTAATAAATAAAGGATTTGAAGTTATACCTGTAACACCAAAATATGAAGAAATAGAAGGAATAAAAGTTGCAAAAACAATTAAAGAATTGGAAGAAGATGTGGATTTAATAGTTTTTGTTGTGCCCCCTAAGGTAGGAGCTGTTGTCACTAAAGAGGTTTTAGAACGTGGGTTTAAAAATCTTTGGTACCAACCGGGAGCGTATTCTAGTGAAATTGAAGAAATTTTAAAGCAAAGTGGTGTAGAGGTAGTACGTGGAAGATGTATAATGGTTGAGACTAGGAGGTGA
- a CDS encoding phospho-sugar mutase, translating into MEEYKRWLESPYIDEETKKELYEIKDNEEEIKERFFKDLEFGTAGLRGKIGSGTNRMNKYVIARATQGLADFINSKGEDRAKRGVVIAYDVRHYSKEFAREAASVLAGNGIKVYIFDDIRPTPELSFAVRYLNATAGIVITASHNPPEYNGYKVYWDKGSQILDDVAIPVQNNIKALKNFGMIKRIPFEEGLNKLIHIIGKEVDEEYYKKVLSLALNEDIDKDIKIVYTPLNGTGNIPVRHVLKERGFKNVFVVKEQELPDPDFTTVGYPNPEDIKAFELALKLAREKDADLIIATDPDCDRLAVMVKYNDQYVALNGNQTGAILIQYLLSQRKEKQLLSDKSVIIKSIVTGNLGKLIAKEYNVETFETLTGFKNICGLENELEKEGYQFEFGYEESIGFVTGNFVRDKDGVISAMMLSEAAGYYKKFGRTLVDVLNELYEKYGYYLENNFSLIYEGIEGMEKISKIMEFYRKSFPKEIGNLKVKSYIDYLDGNIYDIDGNVIGKVERIPSSNVLRFFFDDGSWYAIRPSGTEPKLKVYIYSFARTRDESEKKLELIESEFRKIIEKI; encoded by the coding sequence ATGGAAGAATACAAAAGGTGGCTTGAAAGTCCGTATATTGATGAGGAAACAAAAAAAGAACTTTATGAGATAAAAGACAACGAGGAGGAGATAAAAGAGAGGTTTTTCAAGGATTTAGAATTTGGAACAGCAGGTTTAAGGGGAAAAATAGGATCAGGAACTAATAGAATGAATAAATACGTTATTGCAAGAGCCACACAAGGTCTTGCAGACTTTATAAACTCTAAAGGCGAAGATAGGGCAAAAAGGGGAGTTGTCATTGCCTACGATGTAAGACATTATTCGAAAGAATTTGCAAGGGAAGCAGCAAGTGTACTTGCTGGAAACGGAATTAAAGTGTACATTTTTGATGATATAAGACCTACACCAGAACTTTCTTTTGCAGTTAGATATTTAAATGCAACTGCGGGTATAGTTATCACCGCAAGTCACAATCCTCCAGAATATAATGGTTACAAAGTGTATTGGGATAAAGGTTCACAAATTTTAGATGATGTTGCAATACCAGTTCAAAACAATATAAAGGCATTAAAAAATTTTGGAATGATAAAGAGAATACCTTTTGAAGAAGGATTAAACAAATTGATCCATATAATCGGAAAAGAAGTGGATGAAGAATACTACAAAAAAGTGTTATCACTTGCTCTAAACGAAGATATAGATAAAGATATAAAAATAGTTTACACACCACTAAACGGTACAGGTAATATACCGGTGCGTCATGTATTAAAAGAAAGAGGTTTCAAAAATGTTTTTGTGGTGAAAGAACAAGAATTGCCTGATCCAGATTTTACGACAGTTGGGTATCCAAATCCAGAAGATATAAAGGCGTTTGAGTTGGCACTTAAGCTTGCAAGGGAAAAGGATGCAGATTTAATAATTGCAACTGATCCAGATTGTGATAGACTTGCCGTTATGGTAAAGTACAATGATCAATACGTGGCATTAAATGGAAACCAAACGGGTGCTATTTTGATTCAATATCTTTTATCTCAAAGAAAAGAAAAGCAACTTCTTTCGGATAAAAGCGTTATAATAAAATCCATTGTTACCGGTAATTTGGGAAAGTTAATTGCAAAAGAGTACAACGTAGAAACATTTGAAACACTTACAGGATTTAAAAATATATGTGGACTTGAAAATGAATTGGAAAAAGAGGGGTATCAATTTGAATTTGGGTATGAAGAAAGTATAGGTTTTGTCACGGGAAATTTTGTAAGGGATAAAGATGGTGTAATATCTGCAATGATGCTTTCAGAAGCAGCGGGATATTACAAAAAATTTGGAAGAACATTGGTAGATGTCTTAAACGAGTTATACGAAAAGTACGGTTATTACCTGGAGAATAATTTTTCGCTTATATACGAAGGTATAGAAGGTATGGAAAAAATTTCAAAAATTATGGAATTTTACAGAAAGAGTTTTCCAAAAGAAATTGGAAATTTAAAAGTCAAAAGTTATATAGATTATTTAGATGGGAATATTTACGATATAGATGGAAATGTAATTGGAAAGGTAGAGAGAATACCATCTTCAAATGTGTTGAGATTTTTCTTTGATGATGGTAGTTGGTATGCAATTAGGCCTTCTGGTACGGAGCCCAAACTTAAAGTGTATATTTACTCATTTGCAAGGACACGTGATGAATCTGAAAAAAAGTTAGAATTGATTGAATCTGAATTTAGGAAAATAATTGAAAAAATATGA
- a CDS encoding Crp/Fnr family transcriptional regulator, translating into MHPLIETFSKIEVFKKLKISQIERLVKNREIIFRRYERGELIKGRGEKINEVMVLMSGKVRGEMNDFNGKNLVVEEIKAPNFLAVNISFSREAILPVDIVSEERCEVAYLKKEKIFELASENIDFLKALVEFLGSKFYFISQKLWFITLNSLKEKILIYLASKYSGGEVVVLDKSIEQLSQLFGSTRPALSRAFSLLESEGIIRKEGNKIYILDKDVIDFYV; encoded by the coding sequence ATGCATCCGCTAATTGAAACGTTTTCAAAGATAGAAGTGTTTAAAAAATTAAAAATATCACAGATAGAAAGATTAGTAAAAAATAGGGAGATCATTTTTAGAAGATATGAAAGAGGTGAATTAATAAAGGGAAGAGGAGAAAAAATAAATGAAGTAATGGTTTTAATGAGTGGTAAGGTACGTGGTGAGATGAACGATTTTAACGGGAAAAATCTCGTGGTTGAAGAAATAAAAGCCCCCAATTTTTTGGCTGTTAATATTTCTTTTTCCAGAGAAGCAATATTACCTGTGGATATAGTTTCCGAGGAAAGGTGTGAAGTTGCGTATTTGAAAAAGGAAAAAATATTTGAGCTTGCAAGTGAAAATATAGATTTTTTAAAAGCTTTGGTGGAATTTTTGGGATCAAAGTTTTATTTTATATCTCAAAAACTTTGGTTTATAACTTTAAATAGTCTAAAGGAAAAAATATTGATATATCTTGCATCAAAGTACAGTGGTGGTGAGGTTGTGGTTTTGGATAAGTCAATAGAACAGCTTTCACAGCTTTTTGGTTCAACAAGACCTGCACTTTCTAGGGCATTTTCGTTGCTTGAAAGTGAAGGAATAATTAGAAAAGAGGGAAATAAAATATACATATTGGATAAAGATGTAATAGATTTTTACGTGTAA